A stretch of DNA from Catenulispora acidiphila DSM 44928:
CGCCGAAGCGGTCGGCATCGCGGACTGGTGCACGCGTACCGCTGCCGAGTACGCGAAGGTCCGTGTCCAGTTCGGCAAGCCGATCGGCCAGTTCCAGGGCGTCAAACACCGTTGCGCCGCGATGGTCGCGCGGATGGAGCAGGCTCGGAGCGCGGTCTGGGATGCGGCGTACGTTGCCGGGTCCGGCATCGCCGGCGAGGACGCGGAAGTGCCGGTCGCCATCGCGGCCGCCCTCGCGCTGGAGGCAGCGGTGGAATGCGCGAAGGACTGCATCCAGGTGCTCGGCGGGATCGGCTTCACGTGGGAACACGATGCGCACGTCTATCTCCGCAGGGCCCTGACTCTCCGGCAGATGTATGGTCCGAGCAGCCGCTGGCGTGCTCGCGTCGCCGAGCTCACCGCTGCCGGGCGGCGCCGTGAGCTGAAGGTCGAGCTGCCCGAGGAAGCCGATGCCTACCGGGAAGCGGCGCGCGAAGCGTTTGCCGGTGTCAGGGAGCTGACTCCCGCCGAGCAGCGCAAGGCGCTCGCCGTCACCGGCTACGCCGCGCCGTACCTCACCAAGCCCTACGGTCTGTCGGCCGGTCCGGTCGAGCAGATCGTCATCGCGCAGGAGATGGCCGCGGCCAAGGTGCGGCTGCCCGACATCATCATCGGCAACTGGGTGGTCCCGACGTTGGTCAAGTACGGCAGTGACGAGCAGCGCGAGCGCTTCGTGCTGCCGACGCTGCGCGGCGAGGTCATCTGGTGCCAGCTGTTCAGCGAGCCCGGCGCCGGGTCCGACCTGGCCGCGCTGACCACGCGCGCGACGCGTGTCGCCGGCGGCTGGCGGCTGGACGGGCAGAAGGTGTGGACGTCGGTGGCGAACTTCGCACAGTGGGCGATCTGCATCGCGAGGACGAGCCCTGACAAACCCAAGCACGAGGGCATCACGTACTTCCTGGTGGACATGAAGTCCGACGGCGTGGACGTCCGGCCGCTGCGGGAGATCACCGGCGCGTCGATGTTCAACGAGGTGTTCCTCGACGGCGTGTTCGTGCCCGACGAGCTGGTGGTCGGGGAAGTGGACGGCGGCTGGCCGCTGGCGCGCAACACGCTCGGGAACGAGCGGGTGTCGCTGGCCTCCGGTCCGGTGCTCGGTGGTTCGCTGGAAGGGCTGCTGACGTCGGTGGCGGCGCGGAGCGAGCTGGATCCGGTGCTCGCGGACCGGCTCGGCGAGCTGGTGTGCCAGGGGCAGTCCGCCGCGCTGCTCGGGCTGCGGACGACGCTGCGCCAGCTGTCGGGGATGGAGCAGGGACCCGAGGCGAGTATCAGGAAGCTGATCTCGATGAAGCTCGCGCAGGACGTCGCCGAACTCGGGCTGGAGCTGCTGGGCGGCGCGGGCGCGACCGAGGCGGGCGGCGCGGCGGCCGGGTGGACGCAGGCGTTCTTGTCCAGCCGCTGCCTGACCATCGCCGGCGGGACCACCGAGGTGCAGTTGAACGTGATCGGGGAGCGGATCCTCGGGCTGCCGCGCGACTGAGGTCGAACTCTGATGAGCCTGATCGAACTCTGACAAACATGACTGAGGGGACACGGCTGTGAACAAGGTCTACGTCGTCGGCGTCGGCATGACGAAGTTCGAGAAGCCCGAGACCAGGCAGTGGCGTTACTTCGACATGGCGCGCGAAGCCGGCGGCGCGGCGCTGGCCGATGCCGGCGTCGGCTACGAGCAGATCGAGCAGGTGGCGGCGGGCTACGTCTTCGGTCCCTCGACGTGCGGCCAGCGCGCCGCGTACGAGCTGGGCCTGACCGGCGTGCCGGTCTACAACGTCAACAACAACTGCGCGACCGGCTCCACGGCCCTGATGATGGCCGCGCAATGGATCCGCGGCGGCCTCAACGAATGCGTGCTGGCGCTCGGCTTCGAGCAGATGAAGAAGGGCTCGCTCGGCGGCGGCATGAACAATGACGACTTCGCCGCCTCGCCCCTGGCCCGCCAGTACACCCTGATGGCCGAACTGCACCCCTTCGAAGCCTCGCCGCCCACCGCGCAGATCTTCGGCAACGCCGCCCGCGAGCACATGGAGCGCTACGGCACCACCGCCGAGCAGTTGGCGATGGTCGCCGCCAAGAACCACCGCCACTCGGTCCACAACCCCAACGCCCAATTCCAGGACGAGTACACGGTCCAGGACGTGCTGGAGGCGCGCGAAATCCACCGCCCCCTGACCAAGCTCCAGTGCTCACCGACCTCCGACGGCGCCGGCGCGGCAGTCGTCGCCAGCGAACGCTTCGTCGACGAACACAACCTCGCGGACCAGGCCGTCGAGATCATCGCCCAAGCCATGACCACCGACACCGCCGAGGCCTTCGACACCCGCAGCTGCATCGACCTCGTCGGCCGCCCCATGAGCCGCGACGCCGCCCGCAAGGTGTACGACGCATCAGGACTGGGACCCGACGACCTCGACGTGATCGAACTCCACGACTGCTTCTCCATCAACGAACTGATCACCTACGAAGCCCTCGGCCTGTGCGGCGAAGGCGAAGGCGGCAAACTCGTCGCGGCCGGAGCCACCACCTACGGCGGCCGCTGGGTCGTGAACCCCTCCGGCGGCCTGATCTCCAAAGGCCACCCCCTCGGCGCGACAGGACTGGCGCAGTGTGCTGAGATCTCCTGGCACCTGCGCGGCAAAGCCGGGATGCGGCAGGTCGGCGGCGCCCGCGTCGGTCTGGCGCACAACATCGGGCTCGGCGGCGCGGCGGTGGTGACGCTGTTCCGGAGGGTGTGAAAGGCGCGGCGGTGAGGACGCCCTACGATCCCAGCGCCGCCATCAACTTCTGATCCGTCTCCCCGAGCACCATCGCCACCGCCCCCAGCGCGCACGCCTGCGGCCCGAGCGAACCGACCTGCAGTGTCATCGCATCCCCCGCCAGGGGCAGCGAAGCCGTCGCCGCGGCCTCGCGCAGTGGGCCCATCAGCAGTTCTCCCGCCGCGGACAGGGCGCCGCCGATGATGACGCTCTGCGGGTTCAGGATGTTGCCGAGCATGCCGACGGCTCGGCCGGCCATGGTCCCGGCGTCTGACAGGGCCCTGATGCAGCCGCGATCGCCCTGCCAGGCCATGGTGATCACGTTGCGGAGGGTCAGGCGGTCACCGTAGGCGGGTTCCAGGGCGCGCATCACCACCGGGAGGCCGACGAAGGTCTCCAGGCAGCCGCGGTTGCCGCAGCGGCACAGGGGACCGGTGGCGTCGACGACCAGGTGGCCGATCTCGCCGGCGCCGCCGTTGATGCCCCGGGCCAGTTGGCCGTTGGAGACGAACGCTCCGCCGATGCCTCCGTGCAGTTTCAGGTACACGAATTCGTCGCAGCCCCGGGCTGCGCCCCAGCGGCGTTCGGCCAGGGCGCCCAGGCGGGTGTCGCCGTCGGCGAGGACTGGGAGGTTCAGGCGTGCGGCGAGCTCGGTGGCCACGGGGATTCCGGCCCAGCGCGACGGCATGCCGGAGCTGGGGACGCCGCGTTTGGTGTCGAAGGGACCCGGGACGCTGACGCCCACGC
This window harbors:
- a CDS encoding acyl-CoA dehydrogenase, which encodes MASVTAGIGSIGITSEHRDLAEAVRGWLARAVPPAAVRAALDAEQEERPAFWGDLAKQGLLYGDELDGLLPLAVTLEETGRAATPGPFLPTVTAAVFLQAAGGSGSADILAALADGSATAAVASHAGTVVAEPIEGGYLLVGEVEPVIGAALADWLLLTARRSDGSEIQALVPAADVVISPLVSLDRTRRVAKAGVERVFVPRAQVIVAATALLDRIAALLASAEAVGIADWCTRTAAEYAKVRVQFGKPIGQFQGVKHRCAAMVARMEQARSAVWDAAYVAGSGIAGEDAEVPVAIAAALALEAAVECAKDCIQVLGGIGFTWEHDAHVYLRRALTLRQMYGPSSRWRARVAELTAAGRRRELKVELPEEADAYREAAREAFAGVRELTPAEQRKALAVTGYAAPYLTKPYGLSAGPVEQIVIAQEMAAAKVRLPDIIIGNWVVPTLVKYGSDEQRERFVLPTLRGEVIWCQLFSEPGAGSDLAALTTRATRVAGGWRLDGQKVWTSVANFAQWAICIARTSPDKPKHEGITYFLVDMKSDGVDVRPLREITGASMFNEVFLDGVFVPDELVVGEVDGGWPLARNTLGNERVSLASGPVLGGSLEGLLTSVAARSELDPVLADRLGELVCQGQSAALLGLRTTLRQLSGMEQGPEASIRKLISMKLAQDVAELGLELLGGAGATEAGGAAAGWTQAFLSSRCLTIAGGTTEVQLNVIGERILGLPRD
- a CDS encoding ROK family transcriptional regulator — encoded protein: MRTPPTESRAERSRLAVVRLLRERGTMSRADIARSVGLSRSTVSGIIAALVADDLVVELDAKLAPAGGGAGRPGAAVMLNPASGEAIGVDFGYRHVHVIIANVAHAVRIAKSVRLPVGYDPAQGFDVASDLIRTAIDEAGTDPSRILGVGVSVPGPFDTKRGVPSSGMPSRWAGIPVATELAARLNLPVLADGDTRLGALAERRWGAARGCDEFVYLKLHGGIGGAFVSNGQLARGINGGAGEIGHLVVDATGPLCRCGNRGCLETFVGLPVVMRALEPAYGDRLTLRNVITMAWQGDRGCIRALSDAGTMAGRAVGMLGNILNPQSVIIGGALSAAGELLMGPLREAAATASLPLAGDAMTLQVGSLGPQACALGAVAMVLGETDQKLMAALGS
- a CDS encoding lipid-transfer protein, with the translated sequence MNKVYVVGVGMTKFEKPETRQWRYFDMAREAGGAALADAGVGYEQIEQVAAGYVFGPSTCGQRAAYELGLTGVPVYNVNNNCATGSTALMMAAQWIRGGLNECVLALGFEQMKKGSLGGGMNNDDFAASPLARQYTLMAELHPFEASPPTAQIFGNAAREHMERYGTTAEQLAMVAAKNHRHSVHNPNAQFQDEYTVQDVLEAREIHRPLTKLQCSPTSDGAGAAVVASERFVDEHNLADQAVEIIAQAMTTDTAEAFDTRSCIDLVGRPMSRDAARKVYDASGLGPDDLDVIELHDCFSINELITYEALGLCGEGEGGKLVAAGATTYGGRWVVNPSGGLISKGHPLGATGLAQCAEISWHLRGKAGMRQVGGARVGLAHNIGLGGAAVVTLFRRV